Genomic segment of Geminocystis herdmanii PCC 6308:
GCAAAAATCTTAGATTGTCCAACTATATGGGCAGAATCTGCGGAAAAATTCTCGAAAAATGGCGAAAATTGGGCTAAATATCAAGATATAGAATATCCTCTCCCCCTTGCAGGAGATATACAATTACATAATTCTGCGATCTCGATCGAAACTATAAAAATATTACAAGCTCAAGGATGGCATATCAAACTTGAGCATATACAAGAAGGCATGAGGAAGGCAAAATGGAGGGGGAGGATTGAATGGGTAACGTGGCAAGGGCAAAAAATGTTAATCGATGGGGCGCATAATGTGGCTTCGGCACAAATTTTGAGACAATATGTCGATACTTTGAATAAACCTATTATCTGGGTAATGGGGATGTTAAGCACAAAAGATCATCAAGGCATTTTTGAGGCTTTACTGCGTCCTCAAGATCAATTACACTTAGTACCAGTTCCTGATCATAGCAGTACCGATACAGAGTTTCTCTCACAACTTGCGCAAAATGTCAATCCTCTGTTAACAAAAGTTAACACTTATGAGGATTTATTCATCGCCCTCGAAAAAGTTAGCTCGATCGTGGATAATGAAAAGGAAATTATAGTACTATGCGGTTCGTTATATTTACTAGGCTATTTTTTACAACATTTTTCGCAATAACTGATGAATCGATCGATAACCGATAAAATGAAAGTTCGTAGTGATAGCTTTAGCTATTTCGTCTTATCATTTTAAGGTGAATGTGGGCAATGCCCACCCTACATTTTACCTTCCTAATGTCATTGACTATTATTATGAACTCTCCTTTATTAGAAATTAAAAATCTGAAAGTTGCCTATCCTGTCACTAACTACGGTGAGAATCAACTAACTTGGGCAGTAAATGATGTATCTTTTGATTTGGATAAAGGGGAAATCATGGCTTTAGTGGGGGAGTCGGGTTGCGGTAAATCCACTTTGGGAAGGGCTGTAATGCGATTATTACCAGATAAAAGCTCGATCGAGGGTTCAGCAAATTTTCAGGGAGAGGATATATTTAGTTTTGATAGCCAAGCTATGCGCAGATTTCGAGGAGAAGCTATAGCTTTAGTATTTCAAGACCCTATGACCAGATTAGACCCTTTAATGACTATTGGGGATCATTGTATCGAAACATTGAAAGCTCATCAACCCCAATTATCCACAAAAGAGGCAAAAGAAAAAGCCTTATCCACTCTGGAAACAGTGAAAATATCTCCTGAAAGGTTTAATCAGTATCCCCATGAGTTTAGTGGGGGAATGCGTCAACGTGTGGCGATCGCACTTGCATTATTATTAGAACCTAAGTTGATAGTTGCAGACGAACCCACTACTTCCCTTGATGTGACTATCGCTTCCGAAATTTTGGCAGAGTTAACTTCTTTATGTCGAGATAGGGATATGGCATTATTGTTGATTTCCCATGATTTGGCGATGGTAGGTAAATATTGCGATCGAATTGGGGTAATGTATCAAGGGGAGATGGTAGAAACGGGAAAAGTAGAAGATGTCATGTATTCACCCCACCATGAATATTCTAAATCTTTATTGGAGGCGGCTTTCCATTTGCATCACACCACCGCTTCTCAACCTCCAGAAGAAAAAACAACGCCACTATTACAGTTAAAAAATTTAAAACAATACTATACCCTCGAAGCTAATTTTATTGAGCAAATTTTAGGCAAAAAATCCCAAACTATCAAAGCGGTAGATAATCTTAACCTAGATATTAAACAAGGGGAAATCTTAGGTTTAGTAGGGGAGTCTGGCTGTGGAAAAAGTACCCTGTCTCGCACTATTTTACAATTAATTAGGGCAACTTCGGGACAAGTTCAATTTCTTGATCAAGATTTAACTACCCTTCCAGAGACTGAAATTCGAGGCTTAAGAAAAGAAATACAGATGATTTTTCAAGACCCTCACGCTTGTTTAAATCCGATGATGACTATAGGAGAGTCTATCACCGAACCGCTCTTAATTCATCAACTGGGTAACAAACAAGAAAATCAAGAAAGGGTAGAAAAGATGTTAAATCGAGTCGGATTAAACCCCCAAGAATACTATAACCGTTATCCGAAGGAACTTTCAGGAGGACAACAACAAAGAGTTGCGATCGCACGGGCATTAATTACTAATCCGAAATTGGTTATATGTGATGAACCTGTAAGTATGTTAGATGCCACAGTACAAGCCCAAGTATTAGACTTAATTTTAGAATTGAAAGCGGAGTTTAATTTAACCTATCTTTTTATTACCCATGATTTATCTGTAGCCAAGTTTTTGTGCGATCGAATTGCCGTCATGAATGGCGGTAAAATAGTAGAATTGGGAGACACTGCAAGTATTTTTAAAAATCCCCAACATCCTTACACAAAAACCCTTCTAGCTTCCGCCTTCACCTTTTCTGATGGTAAATAGGATATAGGAGTTAGAAGACAGGAGAAATACTGAAAATAAAGGTTTTTAGGCTATAAACAATTTTGGTTCTTTGACTTTGAATATGATAAATTATTGATGAAGGTAGGCAAAAGGCAACAAAGAATAATAAAAATAATTATTTGAGTTTTTTCCTCTATAATTTCAAATTTAACTTAAACGACTTATCATGTCATTTTGAATGGCTTGTTCATCATAAATAGTAATGATTCTATTCGGTCTTAAACTACTATAATAAAGTCTTCCCGTTAAAAGTGTAATTTTTTTTATTTTAGTATCATCAGGTTTATTTTCTAATAAATCTAAGCATGAAAAATATAAAAACTCACTATAATTTTCAGGAATTTTATTAATCAAAGTGATAATATATAAGATTTTTTCTCTTACTGCCTCATTATCAATTTCTTTTAAAAAACAATTAACTAATGTTTGATAAGTCAAATTATTAAAAAATCCATTTTTACCTTTTAACTGTAAATTAATTTTGACTTTTTGTACAATTATTTCTAATGTTTCCCATACAATTAAAAATTGTGAATATTGTTCACATAAAGTTAGTACTCTTTCATAATATCCATCCAATAAAAAATTAAAAGTACTTAAAGATTTAGAATTTTTCCATACTCTTATAAAATCCCTAAATAATTTTTCTGAAAAACTATTTATTTCTATCTCTTTTAGTGAATTATCTATCTCTTTTATTTGTTTTATACTCAGGTTATGATAAATAATTAATAAGATAAATCCTATGAATATTAATAAAACAATAACAATCTCCATATTATTAAGATTAAAAATTATGTATATGAAACTCAACAATGTGTATTATGTTGTAAAATGTAAGTTGGGTTAAACGAAGTGCAACCCAACAATAGCCAATGATAAAAATTATTACTTTTGTGAAATGTTAGGTTTTGTTACCTCAACCTAACCTAGAATTTTATCAGAAAATAAAGGTTCGATGATTTCCCAATCAAGATGGGTGAGACTACTAGAATATGTTATTTTGGAGATTATAATTATTTTACATAATATTATAACCTACATTCTTGAGATACCAAATGGGTTCTATAGGGTGCTTGGTAGAGTGCGTAAAATTTTGACTTATCTGTAATAGTTTTCTCAAAAATTTAATTCTTCAACAATTTTACCTGTAAATTTACTGATATATGATCTATAATGACTATGAGACAATTTAGTCTCCTACACTAATATAAGATTAACATCATGACTAATAATCGTTTTCAAGATTGGTCAAAGCGTACTGAAAGAATACAAAAACAAGCCTTAAATGCTCCTTCAGTATGGGATAATTCCGTAGAAGAAGAACAAAAAACCATTGAAGAAGTTAAACAACAATGGCAAAATAAACAGCATCAACAATTTAAACGTATTCAAAAACAGGAAAATG
This window contains:
- a CDS encoding bifunctional folylpolyglutamate synthase/dihydrofolate synthase — protein: MTNNQRKTELDILLEPYQKFGISLGLERIKNLLNVLGNPQEKVSIIHVAGTNGKGSVCAYLSSILTQAGYNTGRYTSPHLVHWNERICLNEKPISTEKLIAIIKHISTVIDSLEECPTLFEVITASAWVYFAECQVDVAVMEVGLGGRLDATNVCDRNLVSIITSISREHWQRLGNTLTEIATEKAGVIKAQCPVIVGNLPEEANIVVRNRAKILDCPTIWAESAEKFSKNGENWAKYQDIEYPLPLAGDIQLHNSAISIETIKILQAQGWHIKLEHIQEGMRKAKWRGRIEWVTWQGQKMLIDGAHNVASAQILRQYVDTLNKPIIWVMGMLSTKDHQGIFEALLRPQDQLHLVPVPDHSSTDTEFLSQLAQNVNPLLTKVNTYEDLFIALEKVSSIVDNEKEIIVLCGSLYLLGYFLQHFSQ
- a CDS encoding dipeptide ABC transporter ATP-binding protein, with translation MNSPLLEIKNLKVAYPVTNYGENQLTWAVNDVSFDLDKGEIMALVGESGCGKSTLGRAVMRLLPDKSSIEGSANFQGEDIFSFDSQAMRRFRGEAIALVFQDPMTRLDPLMTIGDHCIETLKAHQPQLSTKEAKEKALSTLETVKISPERFNQYPHEFSGGMRQRVAIALALLLEPKLIVADEPTTSLDVTIASEILAELTSLCRDRDMALLLISHDLAMVGKYCDRIGVMYQGEMVETGKVEDVMYSPHHEYSKSLLEAAFHLHHTTASQPPEEKTTPLLQLKNLKQYYTLEANFIEQILGKKSQTIKAVDNLNLDIKQGEILGLVGESGCGKSTLSRTILQLIRATSGQVQFLDQDLTTLPETEIRGLRKEIQMIFQDPHACLNPMMTIGESITEPLLIHQLGNKQENQERVEKMLNRVGLNPQEYYNRYPKELSGGQQQRVAIARALITNPKLVICDEPVSMLDATVQAQVLDLILELKAEFNLTYLFITHDLSVAKFLCDRIAVMNGGKIVELGDTASIFKNPQHPYTKTLLASAFTFSDGK